A portion of the Homo sapiens chromosome 16, GRCh38.p14 Primary Assembly genome contains these proteins:
- the CTRB2 gene encoding chymotrypsinogen B2 precursor, whose protein sequence is MAFLWLLSCWALLGTTFGCGVPAIHPVLSGLSRIVNGEDAVPGSWPWQVSLQDKTGFHFCGGSLISEDWVVTAAHCGVRTSDVVVAGEFDQGSDEENIQVLKIAKVFKNPKFSILTVNNDITLLKLATPARFSQTVSAVCLPSADDDFPAGTLCATTGWGKTKYNANKTPDKLQQAALPLLSNAECKKSWGRRITDVMICAGASGVSSCMGDSGGPLVCQKDGAWTLVGIVSWGSRTCSTTTPAVYARVAKLIPWVQKILAAN, encoded by the exons ATGGCTTTCCTCTGGCTCCTCTCCTGCTGGGCCCTCCTGGGTACCACCTTCG GCTGCGGGGTCCCCGCCATCCACCCTGTGCTCAGCGGCCTGTCCAGGATCGTGAATGGGGAGGACGCCGTCCCCGGCTCCTGGCCCTGGCAGGTGTCCCTGCAG GACAAAACCGGCTTCCACTTCTGCGGGGGCTCCCTCATCAGCGAGGACTGGGTGGTCACCGCTGCCCACTGCGGGGTCAG GACCTCCGACGTGGTCGTGGCTGGGGAGTTTGACCAGGGCTCTGACGAGGAGAACATCCAGGTCCTGAAGATCGCCAAG gtcTTCAAGAACCCCAAGTTCAGCATTCTGACCGTGAACAATGACATCACCCTGCTGAAGCTGGCCACACCTGCCCGCTTCTCCCAGACAGTGTCCGCCGTGTGCCTGCCCAGCGCCGACGACGACTTCCCCGCGGGGACACTGTGTGCCACCACAGGCTGGGGCAAGACCAAGTACAACG CCAACAAGACCCCTGACAAGCTGCAGCAGGCAGCCCTGCCCCTCCTGTCCAATGCCGAATGCAAGAAgtcctggggcaggaggatcaccgaCGTGATGATCTGTGCCGGGGCCAGTGGCGTCTCCTCCTGCATG GGTGACTCTGGAGGCCCCCTGGTCTGCCAGAAGGACGGAGCCTGGACCCTGGTGGGCATTGTGTCCTGGGGCAGCCGCACCTGCTCTACCACCACGCCCGCTGTGTACGCCCGTGTCGCCAAGCTCATACCCTGGGTGCAGAAGATCCTGGCCGCCAACTGA